A genomic window from Silene latifolia isolate original U9 population chromosome 11, ASM4854445v1, whole genome shotgun sequence includes:
- the LOC141613462 gene encoding uncharacterized protein LOC141613462 codes for MSALNSIFGDIQCMNDVVCSKDASLSQAPLLDSSLDFGLAKRIRNSFPYWIVGGPGCENVYTVKCDAAWRADRSSGMGGACYNGTLRNIAHARSFASSVLHAEGNAAIMALKWALDEGYLHVRLVTDCLNLVMQVVGAEKAFASVNCIIHDFKSIASHFHCCSLSFCSRGVNRIAHNLAQEALL; via the coding sequence ATGAGTGCTCTCAATTCTATTTTTGGTGACATTCAGTGTATGAATGATGTTGTGTGCAGTAAGGATGCTAGCCTCTCTCAAGCGCCCTTGTTGGACTCCTCTCTTGATTTTGGTTTAGCTAAGAGGATTAGAAACTCCTTTCCCTATTGGATTGTTGGTGGTCCTGGGTGCGAAAATGTTTACACTGTGAAGTGTGATGCTGCTTGGAGGGCTGATAGAAGCTCTGGCATGGGTGGTGCTTGTTATAATGGGACCTTAAGGAATATTGCTCACGCTCGCTCATTTGCCTCTTCTGTCCTGCATGCCGAAGGAAATGCAGCTATCATGGCGCTCAAATGGGCCTTGGATGAAGGGTACCTTCATGTTAGACTTGTTACGGATTGTCTTAACTTGGTTATGCAGGTTGTTGGAGCGGAGAAGGCGTTTGCATCTGTTAATTGCATTATCCACGATTTTAAGTCTATTGCGTCTCATTTTCATTGTTGCTCTCTTAGCTTCTGTTCTAGGGGAGTGAATAGGATAGCTCATAATCTTGCTCAGGAAGCTCTTTTGTAA